Sequence from the Mycobacterium florentinum genome:
ATGTTCTCCGACTGCCTGCGCGCCGAACTCGACGCCGCCGACGTCGGGCTGACCACGATCTGCCCGGGTCTCATCGACACCAACATCATCAACGCCACCCGGTTCGACGCGCCTGCCGGCAAGCAGGACTCGCAGGTCGACGGCCGGCGAGGCCAGCTGGGCAAGATGTTCGCGCTGCGCCGCTACGGGCCTGACAAGGTCGCCGACGCGATCCTCTCGTCGGTCCAGAAGAACAAGCCGATCCGCCCGGTAGCGCCGGAAGCCTATGCGCTGTACGGAGTTTCGCGCCTGCTGCCGCAGGCGCTGCGCAGCACCGCGCGCTTCCGGGTGATCTAAAGTCGGCTCAGTCCACGAGTGCCGGTTGCCGCCGCACCAACAGCGCGCCGGCGATCCCGATCGTCCCGACGAATGCCAGGGGCACCGTCCAGATGCGCCGGTTCGTCACCGACGACTGGCAGAGCACCCCGTAATCGGTGCGTGGAACGAATTGGTGAACGATCGGCATGCGTGCCGCACCCTGGTCGGTTGCGCGCGCCGCGGCCGACTCATCGGTGGCGACGGCGTTTCCACACCCGATCGATTCGCCGCCGTCGGACACCGATACCGGCACCAACAACCCGATGACGCCGGCCAGCAAAATCGCGGCGCACGCCGCAATGATCATCCATCGTGAGAACACAATTTCCCCCTGTGTCGAGAACAGACAGGGGAGGTTAGCCGCGTGAACGGTCGTTCAAACCTGGCTCAGCCGTTTTCTGCGATGTCTTCCAGCACCGCGAACATCGTCCGCGTCGGCACGCCGGTGGAGCCCTTGGGCGAGTAGCCCCACGGGCTGCCGGTGTTGAAGGCCGGGCCGGCCACATCGATGTGCGCCCAATCCACGCCATCGGCGACGAACTCGCGCAGGAACACCCCGGCCACCAGCATGCCGGCGAAGCGCTGGCCGCTGATGTTGGACAGGTCGGCGACCGTGGACTTCAGGTCGTCCTTGAGTTCGTCCGGCAGCGGCATCGGCCAGCCGTTTTCGCCCACCCGCTGCGAGATCGCGGCGACCCGGTCGCGGAACTCTTCGCTGCCCATCACGCCGGGGATGCGGGCGCCCAGCGCGACTGTCTGGGCACCGGTCAGCGTGGACGTCTCGATCAGATAGTCGGGCTTGTCCTCGCACGCCCGCACGATGGCGTCGGCCAGGATGAGCCGGCCCTCGGCGTCGGTGTTCTGCACCTCGACCGTGATTCCGCCGTACTGGGTCAGCACGTCGCCCGGGCGCTGCGCCGTCGCCGACGGCATGTTCTCGGCCATCGGCACGGTGGCGATCACGTCGATCGGCAGCTCGAGCTGAGCGGCCAGCGCGACGGTCGCGATCACCGCGGCGGCACCGCCCATGTCCGAGGTCATGTGATG
This genomic interval carries:
- a CDS encoding aminopeptidase, with the protein product MFSRWMIIAACAAILLAGVIGLLVPVSVSDGGESIGCGNAVATDESAAARATDQGAARMPIVHQFVPRTDYGVLCQSSVTNRRIWTVPLAFVGTIGIAGALLVRRQPALVD